One Clostridium estertheticum DNA segment encodes these proteins:
- the yaaA gene encoding peroxide stress protein YaaA, translating to MITILSPAKTLKMEEALNTNIYTQPIFIKEASTLIKELIKYSPPEMEELLKVNGKLAQQNFMRHIMWKEVHDLSNGKQALLAYDGAVYQGLSTGDLSEQQLSFANDHLRIFSGLYGVLRPLDLIQPYRLEMGTKLKNRRGNNLYSFWKHKITTYLKKELQSQNDNILIDLASKEYSSVIDMSKINVKVITPVFRDYRNGTHKVITIYTKRARGLMSRFIIENEIILPGELKEFNEEGYSYNEYLSSDTELVFTR from the coding sequence ATGATTACCATATTATCACCAGCAAAAACTTTGAAAATGGAGGAGGCGCTAAATACTAATATATATACACAACCTATATTTATCAAGGAAGCAAGTACTCTAATTAAGGAACTTATAAAATATTCTCCACCAGAAATGGAAGAATTATTGAAAGTAAACGGTAAGCTTGCTCAACAGAATTTTATGAGGCATATTATGTGGAAAGAAGTACATGACTTGTCAAATGGTAAACAAGCCTTATTAGCATATGATGGTGCAGTATATCAAGGATTAAGTACAGGGGATTTAAGTGAACAACAGCTATCTTTTGCTAATGACCATTTAAGAATATTTTCAGGTTTATATGGCGTATTGAGACCATTGGACCTAATCCAACCTTATAGGTTAGAGATGGGAACTAAGTTGAAAAATAGGCGAGGTAATAATTTATATAGTTTTTGGAAACATAAGATTACTACATACCTTAAAAAAGAATTACAAAGTCAAAATGATAATATACTAATAGATTTAGCATCAAAGGAATATTCATCGGTAATAGATATGAGCAAAATCAATGTAAAGGTTATAACACCAGTGTTTAGGGATTATAGAAATGGAACTCACAAGGTCATAACTATTTATACAAAGCGGGCAAGAGGGCTTATGAGCCGGTTTATAATTGAGAATGAAATTATTTTGCCAGGTGAACTGAAAGAATTTAATGAAGAGGGATATAGTTATAATGAATATCTGTCTTCTGATACAGAGTTGGTATTTACCAGATAA
- a CDS encoding GNAT family N-acetyltransferase, with the protein MNLRIQYNCLNIDWNCVSEILKKVGMAYYENEVHKKAFENSYIVVFAFDDDKLIGFGRALSDGICQAAIYDIAVLPEYQGKNIGREIVNYILKCIPQCNFILYAAPGKEIFYEKLNFKKLKTGMAMFHDTKKMQRKGLIE; encoded by the coding sequence ATGAACCTAAGAATTCAATACAATTGTTTGAATATTGATTGGAATTGTGTATCTGAAATATTAAAAAAAGTTGGAATGGCTTATTATGAAAATGAGGTGCACAAGAAAGCTTTCGAAAATAGTTATATCGTAGTATTTGCTTTCGATGATGATAAGCTAATTGGATTTGGCCGTGCACTTTCAGACGGAATTTGCCAAGCTGCAATTTATGATATAGCAGTATTACCTGAATATCAAGGTAAAAACATAGGTAGAGAAATTGTTAATTACATTTTAAAATGTATTCCTCAATGTAATTTTATATTGTACGCAGCGCCAGGCAAAGAGATTTTTTATGAAAAGCTAAATTTCAAAAAATTGAAAACTGGAATGGCAATGTTTCATGATACAAAAAAAATGCAGAGAAAGGGCTTAATTGAATAA